One Xylanibacillus composti genomic window carries:
- a CDS encoding DUF2306 domain-containing protein, whose protein sequence is MQVLFDIMRWTHIVGGFLALSVFWLPIVAKKGGRVHNNVGWVYVWAMAAVSVTAFFMGIYRLTWDAGPDADAIPFSWFLLFIAILSSATAWYGVRVLRYKRRKAGHRNPVDLLFPSLLFGAGIGISIYGFAIDFPLLQYFPLLGLFLGGSQLLYWLKAPKTRSHWVVEHIVGMLSCCIATVTAFTVFGAPRLLQVDSVSLLVWFLPTIVLVPLIIGFTIVYKRKMDRPINR, encoded by the coding sequence ATGCAAGTGTTATTCGACATCATGCGATGGACGCACATTGTTGGCGGATTTCTGGCGTTAAGCGTGTTTTGGCTGCCGATCGTGGCTAAAAAGGGAGGACGCGTGCATAACAATGTCGGCTGGGTGTATGTGTGGGCGATGGCCGCCGTTTCGGTAACGGCTTTTTTTATGGGAATATACCGCCTAACTTGGGACGCCGGCCCTGATGCGGACGCGATTCCGTTTTCGTGGTTTTTGCTGTTTATTGCGATTTTGAGCTCTGCGACCGCATGGTATGGCGTGCGTGTGCTTCGCTATAAACGGCGCAAGGCGGGTCACCGGAATCCGGTTGATTTATTGTTTCCATCGTTGCTGTTCGGCGCAGGGATCGGCATTTCCATTTACGGCTTTGCGATTGACTTCCCGCTGTTGCAGTATTTCCCGCTGCTCGGATTGTTTCTGGGGGGGTCGCAGCTTCTCTATTGGCTGAAAGCCCCGAAGACGAGATCCCACTGGGTCGTTGAGCATATTGTAGGCATGCTGTCCTGCTGCATCGCAACCGTGACGGCCTTTACGGTATTCGGAGCGCCGAGGCTGTTGCAGGTCGATTCGGTAAGCTTGCTTGTATGGTTCCTGCCGACGATTGTGCTCGTTCCGCTGATCATTGGCTTTACGATTGTGTATAAGAGGAAGATGGATCGCCCTATCAACAGGTAG
- a CDS encoding MFS transporter, which yields MMKRFTKQETSWMFYDWANSAYSIIISTAVFPLFYKAAATEAGISAANSTAYLGYTIAIATFILAMLGPILGTIADYRGYKKKFFTFFFLVGVLSTALLAFIPSDQWLLLLICYTFTVIGSAGSNVFYDAFLVDVTSEKKMDTVSARGFGLGYIGSTIPFLLSIVIIILAQQGVLPLSATMASKIAFLITAAWWGLFTISLLKNVQQKYFIEPEKNPVINSFRRLGKTLRNIRQYRSVFLFLIAYFFYIDGVGTIITMSTAYGTDLGSSSTNLLVILFVTQVVAAPFAVLYGKLSDRFTGKKMLYVGIVVYIIVCIYAFFMKTTLDFWILAMLVATSQGGIQSLSRSYFAKIIPKEHSNEFFGFYNIFGKFASIMGPLLVGATAQITGHSNMGVFSLVILFVVGMVVLARVPEPTESTSPA from the coding sequence TTGATGAAGAGGTTTACGAAACAAGAAACCAGCTGGATGTTCTATGACTGGGCCAATTCCGCTTATTCCATCATTATCTCGACTGCTGTTTTCCCGCTATTTTACAAAGCGGCAGCGACAGAGGCTGGAATTAGCGCTGCCAATTCCACGGCTTATTTAGGATATACCATTGCGATTGCCACGTTCATATTGGCTATGCTCGGGCCCATCCTTGGAACCATTGCTGATTATAGGGGGTATAAGAAGAAGTTTTTCACATTCTTCTTTTTGGTAGGCGTTCTCTCTACGGCATTGCTTGCCTTCATCCCCTCCGACCAATGGCTGCTCTTGCTTATCTGTTATACCTTTACCGTGATCGGCTCTGCCGGGTCCAATGTGTTCTACGATGCTTTCCTTGTAGATGTCACGAGTGAGAAGAAAATGGATACCGTATCAGCCCGCGGCTTTGGTTTGGGCTATATCGGGAGTACGATTCCCTTCCTCCTTAGTATTGTCATTATCATCTTGGCACAGCAGGGGGTTCTGCCCCTCTCCGCGACTATGGCAAGTAAGATTGCCTTTTTGATTACAGCCGCTTGGTGGGGATTGTTTACGATTTCTCTTCTAAAAAATGTCCAGCAAAAGTACTTTATCGAGCCTGAGAAAAATCCGGTGATCAACAGCTTTAGACGGCTTGGGAAAACACTTAGAAATATAAGACAGTATCGGAGCGTATTTTTGTTTTTAATTGCCTATTTCTTTTATATCGACGGTGTAGGAACAATTATTACCATGTCAACAGCATATGGGACAGACCTTGGCAGTAGCTCTACCAATCTGCTGGTGATTCTGTTTGTCACACAAGTTGTCGCTGCGCCTTTCGCTGTGCTGTACGGCAAACTGTCAGACAGATTTACTGGCAAGAAGATGCTGTATGTCGGTATTGTCGTGTATATCATCGTCTGCATTTATGCGTTCTTCATGAAAACAACGTTGGATTTTTGGATTCTGGCTATGCTCGTTGCCACCTCACAAGGGGGCATTCAATCGCTAAGCCGCTCCTACTTTGCCAAGATAATTCCGAAAGAGCATTCCAACGAATTCTTTGGCTTCTACAATATTTTCGGGAAATTTGCATCGATTATGGGGCCGTTGCTGGTCGGCGCGACCGCACAAATTACGGGTCATTCCAATATGGGTGTATTTAGTCTTGTCATTCTGTTTGTAGTGGGCATGGTTGTGTTGGCTCGCGTGCCAGAACCAACAGAGTCTACCAGCCCGGCTTGA
- a CDS encoding PIN domain-containing protein — MNIGVVLDTNALFISTFKDFKELNFIKRLEHVLNTIEVNGAFSGKVELLVPKIVLNELVQQQSKSYYRKINDLLEYKFHSFEIIKDTNYDNYLRDLFNAYLQSYKFNTEIKVLSYPDIPIEKLINRAIKQYPPFLGKDKETDKGFKDVILWENILEYKRLFPEQTLILFSGDKIFESDYLFKEYRDLFGEELVIVDNEIALVDILGEKLNTNVIQTESNIIFNKFKTVIARSNLSELYKGITYHHPLNSGSYMFRRLKILTLNGLFNEISIHVVNGVEVRYFVIEIGLELIFSESYVHLDNSPTINITDFYEFEIYYYPEGDYFKIFGFESPFDEESVSYSQDFILRQEINNLEPIVDYTSE; from the coding sequence ATGAATATAGGTGTGGTTTTAGATACAAATGCTTTATTTATAAGTACATTCAAAGACTTTAAGGAATTGAATTTTATAAAAAGACTTGAGCATGTTCTCAATACAATAGAAGTTAATGGGGCTTTTTCCGGGAAAGTAGAACTGCTTGTGCCGAAAATAGTCCTCAACGAATTAGTGCAACAACAAAGCAAATCCTACTATAGGAAAATAAATGACCTGTTAGAATACAAATTCCATAGTTTTGAAATTATCAAGGATACTAACTATGACAACTACCTTCGAGATTTATTTAATGCCTATTTACAATCCTACAAATTTAATACTGAAATAAAGGTTTTATCCTATCCAGATATACCAATTGAGAAGCTTATTAACAGAGCGATAAAACAATACCCCCCATTCTTGGGGAAGGATAAAGAGACCGATAAAGGGTTTAAAGATGTGATTCTCTGGGAGAACATACTTGAATATAAAAGATTATTTCCAGAGCAAACGTTGATCCTTTTTTCTGGTGATAAAATATTTGAGTCGGATTATCTATTTAAGGAATACAGAGACCTATTTGGCGAAGAGTTGGTCATAGTTGATAATGAAATAGCACTTGTTGATATACTTGGTGAGAAGCTGAACACGAATGTGATCCAGACAGAAAGTAATATTATTTTTAATAAGTTCAAGACCGTCATAGCTAGAAGTAATTTGTCAGAGCTATATAAAGGAATAACTTATCATCATCCACTAAACAGCGGCAGCTACATGTTTAGAAGACTCAAAATTCTTACATTGAATGGATTGTTTAACGAAATAAGCATACATGTAGTCAATGGAGTAGAGGTTAGATACTTTGTAATCGAGATTGGATTAGAACTTATCTTCTCGGAAAGTTATGTTCATTTAGATAACTCACCAACCATTAATATAACTGATTTTTACGAATTCGAAATTTATTATTATCCAGAAGGGGATTACTTTAAGATATTCGGTTTTGAATCGCCTTTTGATGAAGAAAGCGTTAGTTATTCCCAAGATTTTATTTTGAGACAAGAAATCAACAACTTAGAACCGATAGTAGACTACACATCAGAATGA
- a CDS encoding stalk domain-containing protein encodes MKKKLGLLGMLLSLFFSTVTVGTAASAANQIQSFEANSLIRADGSYWVWGGTYTVPTQITGLTDVATSFGLNYVTKSDGTVWKWERTSSPQVNVYPVEGVSDVLASSYHSPLILDANGHVFVLPELDQDAGSATQAERIPNIDNIQDISGYYNVRESQYQWLLLKKDGTVLKSLDSYRTFEAIPDLNEVVDIERNYVLKSDGTVWAWANDYNQAYTENDKAAGQELIKIDGLNQIEQMYIGQYTNVAIDRHARLWFWGGTVTGWSDGTTYHEQPEPILITSISGVKDAFIHERSIVVFTQEGNLSRASFEGERMPNDPEFSLIASDVAAVKHGARHVIMQKKDGSLWGWGVNKNADLGYGDFQFMHDPPVPVKPPIAVELNGHPVQLSNGVIIKNDQAFIPIRSIFEDLGAEVSWDMMTKVATISKSHPVESPVAISVSFTTGELSLNDEQIILENQPFINAGTSYLPLRFISQSLGAQVEWNQQAQKIFIEMEETNN; translated from the coding sequence TTGAAGAAAAAACTCGGTTTGCTTGGTATGCTCTTGAGCTTATTCTTTAGCACAGTTACAGTCGGCACCGCAGCATCCGCTGCGAATCAAATCCAAAGCTTCGAAGCGAATTCTCTTATTCGAGCAGATGGTTCTTATTGGGTGTGGGGGGGAACGTACACCGTACCTACGCAAATTACAGGATTAACGGATGTTGCTACCTCGTTCGGTCTCAATTATGTAACAAAATCGGATGGAACCGTATGGAAATGGGAAAGAACCTCTTCTCCTCAAGTCAACGTCTATCCTGTAGAGGGAGTATCGGATGTCCTTGCATCCAGTTATCACTCTCCATTGATTCTCGATGCGAACGGCCATGTATTCGTACTGCCTGAGCTTGACCAAGATGCAGGATCTGCGACACAGGCTGAACGGATACCGAATATCGATAACATACAGGATATTTCTGGATATTATAACGTCAGAGAAAGCCAATATCAGTGGCTCCTATTGAAAAAAGATGGCACCGTTCTGAAAAGTCTTGACTCTTATCGAACGTTTGAAGCTATCCCTGATCTGAATGAGGTTGTGGATATCGAAAGAAATTATGTGCTTAAATCTGACGGCACGGTTTGGGCATGGGCGAATGATTACAATCAGGCTTACACGGAGAACGACAAAGCTGCAGGACAAGAGCTAATAAAAATAGACGGCTTAAATCAGATTGAGCAGATGTATATCGGACAATATACGAACGTAGCGATCGATCGTCACGCCAGACTATGGTTCTGGGGAGGAACTGTGACAGGTTGGTCGGATGGAACAACTTATCACGAACAGCCAGAGCCTATCCTCATCACTTCAATTAGTGGCGTGAAAGATGCATTTATCCATGAACGGTCCATAGTAGTGTTTACCCAAGAGGGCAATCTGTCTCGCGCGTCATTTGAAGGTGAGCGTATGCCGAATGATCCGGAGTTTAGTTTGATTGCCTCGGATGTGGCCGCGGTTAAACATGGCGCCCGTCACGTGATCATGCAAAAAAAGGACGGTTCTCTATGGGGATGGGGCGTGAATAAAAATGCTGACTTGGGCTATGGCGATTTCCAATTCATGCATGACCCGCCTGTACCGGTCAAGCCGCCAATTGCTGTCGAGTTAAATGGCCATCCGGTTCAATTAAGCAATGGTGTGATCATAAAGAACGACCAAGCCTTCATCCCCATTCGATCAATCTTCGAGGACCTGGGCGCAGAGGTTTCGTGGGATATGATGACGAAAGTGGCAACCATATCGAAATCTCACCCTGTCGAAAGTCCTGTCGCCATCAGCGTCAGTTTCACAACTGGTGAATTGTCCTTGAACGACGAACAGATCATTTTAGAGAATCAACCTTTTATCAACGCCGGGACATCCTACTTGCCTTTGCGCTTCATCAGTCAATCCTTGGGTGCGCAAGTTGAATGGAATCAGCAAGCACAGAAGATATTTATAGAGATGGAAGAGACCAATAACTAA